Proteins from a genomic interval of Trichoderma breve strain T069 chromosome 2, whole genome shotgun sequence:
- a CDS encoding noc2p family domain-containing protein, which translates to MGVSKKNLKATKKFEKNHLKGVLDKRKAGAKLKQKLQIREKQKSRKAQDSEFIKGSKDGQDATATPAKKPAGGKAKKVTEMSVDDFFSGGFEDIIDKNGKAGKLGKRKRDETKEDADDASEGSDSEVSIGGAPVASDSDDGSDDDDEATGLGMSKEAMKGLAEKDPEFYKFLKENDSELLDFDENADLAEVDELSAGEEDADEELPKKKRKKGNKAEEEPAQNNELTRSTIAGWRKAMAETNSLRATRQVVLAFRCAAHLNEADEEGQADQRWSINSPEVFNDILLLALKEVPVVMNHHLPAKESAAGKVYVQTEGKKFKALSVLLKSYISSIMHLLSTLSDDGTITVTLLAIVEILPYLLSFKKLIKALAKAMVNLWSQAAGSHSSRVTAFRVIRRLVIIGDKGIRETVLKAVYQGLVQGCRVTNHNTLAGIDMMKFSAAGLWGIDPAIGYTTAFTFIRQLAIHLRNSIVNNKNNSFRMVYNWQFTHSLDFWARVLAEHCTPLKEAEAGKESQLRPLIYPLVQVTLGAMRLIPTSLYFPLRFHLIRSLLVLSQAADVYIPLASPLLEVLNSAEMKKAPKASTLKPMDFAVSYRAPKSYLRTRVFQDGIGDEVVELMSSFMYTWSTSISFPELALPVIIQLKRWLKQVSSKSSGNKNNKLVSQFSVLVQKLEANSKFIEEKRARVDFAPKHRSQVDAFLKDFDAAKTPLGAYVVGQAAARAERAKVLAEARKEDERKRKEDEKADLSNEDEEESDEEVDMDGELGEDNDEDDEEVEEEEDDDEDEE; encoded by the coding sequence ATGGGTGTCTCCAAGAAGAATTTGAAAGCGACCAAAAAATTCGAAAAGAATCACTTGAAGGGTGTTCTGGACAAGAGAAAGGCCGGCGCAAAGctcaagcagaagctgcagatcagagagaagcagaagtcGAGGAAAGCCCAAGATTCTGAGTTCATCAAGGGCTCAaaagatggccaagatgctacCGCTACTCCTGCCAAGAAACCTGCCGGAGgcaaggcgaagaaggtCACTGAGATGAGCGTCGACGATTTCTTCTCGGGCGGCTTCGAGGACATCATCGACAAGAACGGCAAGGCTGGCAAGCTTGGCAAGCGAAAGCGAGACGAAACAAAGGAGGATGCGGATGATGCAAGCGAAGGAAGCGATTCGGAGGTCTCAATTGGTGGCGCGCCCGTTGccagcgacagcgacgacggaagcgatgacgatgacgaggctaCTGGACTTGGCAtgagcaaagaagccatGAAGGGACTTGCCGAGAAGGACCCCGAGTTTTACAAATTTCTTAAGGAGAATGATTCAGAATTGTTGGATTTCGACGAGAATGCAGATCTCGCAGAGGTGGACGAGCTTAGCGCTGGCGAGGAAGACGCTGACGAGGAGCtccccaagaagaagagaaagaagggcAACAAGGCGGAAGAGGAGCCGGCACAGAACAATGAGCTGACTCGCAGCACCATTGCAGGCTGGAGGAAAGCAATGGCTGAGACCAACTCTCTGCGAGCAACCAGACAAGTGGTGCTCGCATTCCGATGCGCTGCCCATCTTAACGAGGCCGATGAGGAGGGCCAAGCGGATCAGCGATGGTCCATCAACAGCCCTGAAGTATTCAACGATATCCTGCTGCTTGCCTTGAAAGAGGTGCCAGTGGTTATGAACCACCACCTCCCTGCCAAAGAGTCGGCGGCCGGCAAGGTCTATGTACAGACGGAGGGAAAGAAGTTTAAGGCTTTGTCCGTGCTTTTGAAGTCGtacatctcctccatcatgcaCCTCCTCAGCACACTCTCGGACGATGGCACAATCACAGTCACTCTGTTGGCTATCGTGGAGATTCTTCCATACCTTCTGTccttcaagaagctcatcaagGCTCTTGCTAAGGCCATGGTCAACCTGTGGTCTCAAGCTGCCGGCTCCCACTCGTCACGAGTCACCGCTTTCCGAGTGATTCGACGACTTGTCATCATCGGAGACAAGGGCATCCGGGAAACCGTCCTCAAGGCCGTCTACCAGGGTCTCGTCCAGGGATGCCGAGTCACCAACCACAACACGCTCGCCGGAATCGACATGATGAAGTTTTCCGCCGCCGGGCTCTGGGGCATCGATCCTGCCATTGGCTACACCACGGCCTTTACATTCATCCGCCAGCTCGCCATCCACCTCCGCAACAGCAtcgtcaacaacaagaacaactcTTTCCGCATGGTCTACAACTGGCAATTTACTCACTCTCTCGACTTCTGGGCCCGCGTCCTCGCTGAGCACTGCACGCCCCTGAAGGAAGCCGAGGCCGGCAAGGAGAGCCAGCTGAGACCGCTCATCTACCCCCTTGTCCAAGTCACACTTGGTGCCATGCGCCTCATCCCTACATCACTATACTTTCCCCTCCGCTTCCACCTCATCCGCTCACTGCTGGTCCTGTCGCAGGCCGCCGACGTCTACATCCCACTCGCCTCACCGCTGCTGGAGGTGCTCAACTCggccgagatgaagaaggctcCCAAGGCATCGACACTCAAGCCCATGGACTTTGCCGTCTCTTACAGAGCCCCCAAGTCATATCTCCGCACGCGAGTCTTTCAGGATGGCATCGGAGATGAGGTGGTCGAGCTGATGAGCAGCTTCATGTACACTTGGTCCACATCCATTTCCTTCCCCGAACTCGCTCTCCCTGTCATCATCCAACTCAAGCGATGGCTCAAGCAGGTTAGCTCCAAGTCCAGCGgcaacaagaacaacaagcTCGTCTCGCAGTTTTCGGTTCTTGTGCAGAAGCTCGAGGCCAACTCAAAGTTCATCGAGGAGAAGCGCGCGAGGGTCGACTTCGCGCCCAAGCACCGCAGCCAGGTCGACGCCTTCCTCAAGGACTTTGACGCTGCCAAGACGCCTCTTGGTGCGTATGTTGTCGGCCAAGCAGCCGCCCGTGCCGAGCGTGCAAAGGTCCTGGCTGAGGCGAGAAAGGAGGACgagcggaagaggaaggaggatgaaaaggCAGATTTGTCAaatgaggacgaagaagagagtgacGAGGAAGTTGATATGGACGGTGAGCTAGGAGAAGacaatgacgaagacgacgaagaagtagaagaagaagaggatgatgatgaagacgaagagtaG
- a CDS encoding VPS28 protein domain-containing protein gives MNTRQSYAPTPHSYIPNTSLSATINLDEEVKLSNTRAERDLQDSLGELFSIIVTLDELEKAFLKDAVPEAEYTDICERSLRQYKALLADETIAAEFGDLEDFKTKWELDVPRATERLRVGMPSTTINASSSALAAAPPTAAANNTSGVLILEATQEFITFLDAVKLGLLSKDQLHPLLSDVIQSVNRVTDKDFDNRGKIVQWLITLNQMKASDELGEQQARELELDIQQAYQGFRRTLT, from the exons ATGAACACGCGTCAGAGCTACGCGCCTACTCCTCACAGCTACATCCCCAACACGAGCCTGTCCGCCACCATCAACCTCGATGAA GAGGTGAAACTCAGCAACACCCGCGCCGAGCGCGACCTCCAAGACTCTCTCGGCGAGCTGTTTAGCATCATAGTCACGctggatgagctggagaaggcgtTCCTCAAGGATGCTGTCCCCGAGGCCGAGTACACGGACATTTGCGAGCGCTCGCTGAGGCAGTACAAGGCGCTGCTGGCGGACGAGACGATCGCAGCCGAGTTTGGAGACTTGGAAGACTTTAAAACCAAGTGGGAG CTCGACGTCCCCCGAGCGACAGAACGTCTCCGAGTAGGCATGCCCTCCACAACCATCAACGCATCCTCTTCCGCCCTCGCGGCCGCGCCCCCAACCGCAGCCGCCAACAACACCAGCGGCGTGCTGATCCTCGAGGCGACGCAAGAGTTCATCACGTTCCTTGACGCTGTCAAGCTCGGCCTGCTGTCAAAGGACCAGCTGCACCCGCTGCTCTCGGACGTGATCCAGTCGGTGAACCGCGTGACGGACAAGGACTTTGACAACAGGGGCAAGATTGTGCAGTGGCTCATCACTCTGAACCAGATGAAGGCCTCGGACGAGCTGGGCGAGCAGCAGGcgagggagctggagctggatatCCAGCAGGCGTACCAGGGGTTTAGACGGACTTTGACATGA
- a CDS encoding phosphatidylinositol-4-phosphate 5-Kinase domain-containing protein, which yields MATNISISKPLDGSSFSGSLISPTNSRDRRDSINSVSVSSTFEKEQMAQALDQIHTAASRTDSLTLFNESFAPPPVIVPDTESRGTVQQGLSGLYSRLRVAVGAASSSKAAQREDDAEKLENLTRKASTGEGHRSKPSISSLNRAETGATISSTSSQPAPPDVSSPTTSIGPTDGRPQMPATSKSGSISLIGSSKSNPSGRQSLPTNATSDVTAAEPTITSARKREPSRSSAHTEDSAAQSSRRGSTGRPGFQTRLSPVDSPEGSIPSGSQGDESVSSVGGASGDAPLSPVKGKAPLMSPLQTLHSRSPSAASSLLSPDDIRRKPAVIDRISHSNHIRYGSRDSSIDRGTAEASPISTNAHNSVHHNSFSQESNPQRSRSGDVRIPGTTASHSHQGASDQMNAQLDRMRRQILSKEFWMKDETVKECFLCQSQFTAFRRKHHCRTCGFIFDSKCTIVIPGDKFGLPGSLRVCKRCLDVITRRFDASASEDSGDEQSFLPRIFGTEDPRKSTVAFAQHHKEPEVIEGSETSRPVTTPMMTIQAARRVKESNPNSSVLEIGAPQLSRPSSSRSLKSLSSGRPQSSAGHKRHHSKHGLLGRIKPDQAPFRKGIQEENARRTKFPAFHDDNIIDPELADFMSDDSSGDEQVGSIFATLASAEIPSTSFDPDKSNLSALMNTSKKQQHHRHRGGEKSVSGMSHFSRSGFGLDEMAPGFASHRRTNRRRNLSNVSGSVHHFGSPRPKSVYKGPSASSELLFPVDNSIHPNHSGTQLTRSNSLQKRKAAKTKLNESSLKHVDKLLYQLLRDADIPNPGAWQKALVPILLQATDDVSPDVANGESMDIRTYVKLKRIPGGKPGDTSYISGIVFTKNLALKSMPRKITNPRILLVGFPIEYQRHQQQFMSLEPVIAQEKEFLRIVVNRIAQLKPQVLLAEKTISGLALQYLSEANISVAFNVKRSVIAAVARCTETKIIESLDMLEAQVGRCSAFEVRTFVNNDYPGRKKSYIFLSGCRPELGCTITLRGASDALLAKMKYITDFMVYVVYNLKLESSLLRDESVEPPEANDSTSMSNSFQALNESIRSLNSVGHTTNSGGRTGPIVVVNQPSSESEPPSQLTMDSSSFGGTDEAFQVPDDVPMPTFYSDMVAKYETKILSVSPYVRFTQPYLLMKAREQERRLFYLKRLRDQDMIEEDLEKSGPPKFQLIKPEMVEELGQKAPRQIMEILHAVHDAEYDKALYNYQTQTRQWETYIQGNLDLFDPYSHQNIIILYSVICTETKIPCTEPSLVGINFYDEQREDSSMDPDCTLGQYIEYLVNSKDEICDSNGCDRKMAQHHRTFVHDQFRITVFVEHLPNAPPRSPELGDGISMWSYCKICQKDSEEIAMSETTFKYSFGKYLELLYWGRGLRMKDAMECPHDHQKDHVRYFSLNDSRVRIHWDPIDLLEIVVPRARLTWKVSNDLRLKNDIFGKMDERWAKFMASVIARLESIRIDSVLPEKAESCKAELDRLKQKAKEEEALMIQRLQEIYVNSKYYEVVPFNIIVREMLETASEWDQVFATFEADFLGDKDMRQLTMLQLKKIFTDNESKESLGSNEGTGSAGDSEERPSQTFSEAEEKSTQPTDFTDNSMEASATSSKLAGEKVDVEGDGPLQTITQDAIEQVQPLDLASTAPVMIQDSQAIAGNEDAKTAPAATTPPDAVPASQSPPVRMARSPTNSSISGRSLSERIDASALKKSAQPRQSQDSNERPADMETPRQVSEQGVRRKSTTSTSPPVTRAASQPSRTLARLQSLGKSSGSSESVAKVPENSDQQSEHSTKSEKKLSERLGLNVLKNRGKIAGSSIPRLVPKKKESKVTTLAKHFEQLSREFSREFEKERIRDRKKRAASMRNPRPMLPKTSTQAIVQVYDNVNEAFDEPAVTSEQSTEQDMESQSQSQDTSSVPLGSKREESSKTGSQTEPPTPSEPPLPSDGQVRWDDDSTNVNTNQGLSDDEGGTSDAEPSVSDEFMPDIKEMADSNAEIPLELPKHEKMSLMKYLTNFWAERSASGWPALEYPVNATDHIFVDSDIIVREDEPSSVIALALNSDDYKEKLANIRRDAHQTMLRETDIPDEIADDNVESNVDGNFDGDVEELEKSLLRSTGTHLKYQFKEGAAVMTCKIFYAEQFDALRRKCGVSERIVESLSRCLQWDSKGGKTKSVFLKTLDDRLVLKSLSTIETSAFLRFAPGYFSIMAEALFHDLPSVIAKMMGFFQVVIKNPVTGTDIKLDLLVTENLFYDRSPTRIFDLKGSMRNRKINATGEQNEVLLDENMVEYIYESPLFAREHSKKLLRASVWNDTLFLARQNVMDYSLMIAVDERRKELVVGIIDCIRTYTWDKKLESWIKDRGFAGGGRNRPTVTSPKEYKSRFREAMARYILQAPNCWHLFNKPQYNMLYGRARFEDQEA from the exons ATGGCAACCAATATATCCATCTCGAAGCCCCTCGACggctcctccttctccggcTCCCTCATCTCCCCTACAAACTCGCGAGATCGCCGTGACTCCATCAACTCTGTCTCTGTGAGCTCCACCTTCGAAAAGGAACAGATGGCGCAGGCCCTCGACCAGATACATACCGCAGCCAGCCGAACCGACTCACTCACTCTTTTCAACGAATCTTTTGCCCCTCCTCCGGTAATCGTCCCAGATACGGAGAGCCGCGGAACAGTACAGCAAGGTCTAAGCGGTCTCTATAGCCGACTTCGAGTGGCGGTTGGTGCGGCCAGCTCGTCCAAGGCGGCGCAGCGTGAGGACGACgcagagaagctggaaaacCTAACTAGAAAGGCATCCACGGGTGAGGGACATCGGTCGAAGCCCTCTATATCTTCCTTGAACCGCGCCGAAACAGGGGCGACTATATCCAGCACATCGTCTCAACCAGCACCACCCGAtgtttcttctcccacaACTTCTATCGGTCCTACGGATGGCAGGCCGCAAATGCCCGCTACATCCAAGTCTGGAAGCATCAGCTTGATTGGCAGTTCCAAATCTAATCCATCTGGTCGGCAAAGCCTGCCGACAAACGCCACAAGCGATGTGACAGCCGCCGAGCCCACCATCACCTCCGCGAGAAAACGAGAGCCAAGCCGTAGTTCTGCTCATACTGAAGACAGCGCGGCCCAGAGTTCACGTCGAGGAAGCACCGGCAGACCAGGCTTCCAGACCCGCCTCTCGCCCGTCGATTCACCAGAAGGCAGTATTCCTTCGGGGTCGCAAGGAGACGAGAGCGTTTCCAGCGTTGGAGGAGCAAGCGGCGACGCCCCGTTGAGTCCAGTAAAAGGAAAAGCTCCCCTAATGTCGCCACTGCAAACACTTCACTCGCGAAGTCCCTCTGCCGCGTCGTCTCTGCTATCCCCCGATGATATCCGGCGAAAACCCGCCGTCATTGATCGTATCAGCCATTCAAACCACATTAGATACGGTTCACGAGACTCGTCTATTGACCGTGGGACGGCTGAAGCTAGCCCTATTAGCACAAATGCTCACAATTCAGTCCATCataattctttttctcaAGAATCCAACCCCCAGCGCTCGAGATCCGGTGATGTCCGCATCCCCGGCACCACAGCGAGCCACAGCCACCAAGGGGCATCAGACCAGATGAATGCTCAGCTAGACAGAATGCGCAGGCAGATATTAAGCAAGGAGTTTTGGATGAAGGACGAAACAGTAAAAGAGTGTTTTCTTTGCCAATCTCAATTCACAGCGTTCCGCAGGAAGCATCACTGCCGAACGtgcggcttcatcttcgatTCCAAGTGTACCATTGTCATTCCAGGTGACAAATTTGGCCTTCCCGGCTCTCTAAGGGTTTGCAAACGCTGCCTTGATGTCATCACTCGACGATTTGATGCAAGTGCCTCTGAGGATTCTGGAGATGAGCAGTCCTTTCTACCGAGAATATTTGGCACAGAGGATCCTAGGAAATCAACGGTAGCCTTTGCACAGCACCACAAGGAACCAGAAGTGATCGAGGGCTCGGAGACTTCAAGACCAGTAACTACGCCAATGATGACGATACAGGCCGCCCGTCGAGTCAAAGAGTCCAACCCTAATTCATCTGTTCTGGAGATTGGTGCTCCACAGCTGAGCCGGCCAAGCTCGTCTCGCTCTCTCAAGTCTCTATCCTCTGGTCGACCGCAATCATCTGCTGGCCATAAGAGGCATCATTCAAAGCATGGATTGTTAGGGAGAATCAAGCCGGATCAGGCTCCGTTTCGAAAGGGTATTCAGGAAGAGAATGCCAGACGAACAAAATTCCCAGCTTTCCATGATGACAACATCATCGATCCGGAGTTGGCAGATTTCATGTCGGATGACTCTAGCGGAGACGAGCAGGTCGGCAGTATTTTTGCGACCCTCGCGTCGGCTGAGATACCTTCCACGAGCTTTGACCCTGACAAGTCAAATCTTTCTGCACTCATGAATAcatccaagaagcagcaacaccaccgCCATAGAGGCGGCGAAAAGAGTGTCAGCGGAATGAGTCACTTTAGCCGAAGTGGATTTGGGCTCGATGAAATGGCACCTGGCTTTGCTAGCCATCGTAGGACAAACCGACGCCGCAACCTCAGCAATGTCAGCGGGAGTGTTCATCATTTCGGATCTCCACGCCCTAAATCTGTTTACAAGGGACCGTCAGCATCGTCAGAGCTGTTGTTTCCTGTGGATAACTCCATTCATCCAAACCACAGCGGGACCCAGCTGACCAGAAGCAACTCCCTACAGAAACGCAAGGCAGCTAAAACCAAGCTTAACGAATCCAGCTTGAAGCAtgtcgacaagctcctcTATCAACTCTTGCGTGATGCCGATATACCTAATCCCGGGGCATGGCAAAAAGCGCTAGTCCCCATTCTTTTACAAGCCACTGATGATGTATCTCCTGACGTTGCAAATGGCGAATCCATGGACATTCGGACTTATGTGAAGCTCAAGAGAATTCCGGGAGGAAAACCTGGTGACACATCCTACATCTCCGGCATTGTCTTCACCAAGAATCTTGCACTGAAGAGTATGCCACGCAAAATCACGAACCCTAGGATTCTACTTGTCGGGTTTCCGATTGAATACCAGagacaccagcagcaatttATGAGCTTGGAGCCGGTCATTGCCCAAGAGAAAGAATTTCTGAGAATCGTTGTTAACAGGATCGCGCAGCTTAAACCTCAGGTTCTGCTTGCCGAGAAGACTATTTCTGGCTTGGCTTTGCAGTACCTCTCCGAAGCCAATATTTCGGTAGCCTTCAACGTCAAGCGATCAGTGATTGCAGCCGTCGCCCGATGTACTGAGACTAAGATCATTGAGTCTCTTGACATGTTGGAAGCTCAAGTCGGGAGGTGCAGTGCCTTTGAGGTCAGGACCTTTGTGAACAATGACTACCCAGGACGAAAGAAGTCTTacatctttctttctggaTGTCGACCCGAGCTCGGCTGTACCATTACACTTCGAGGAGCTAGCGACGCTCTTCTTGCTAAAATGAAATACATCACCGACTTCATGGTCTACGTTGTTTACAATCTCAAACTTGAATCCAGTCTTTTGCGGGATGAATCCGTCGAGCCTCCTGAGGCCAACGACTCGACGTCAATGTCGAATTCCTTCCAAGCATTGAATGAAAGCATCCGGTCACTGAACTCGGTTGGTCATACAACCAACAGCGGTGGCAGAACCGGCCCCATCGTTGTAGTCAACCAGCCATCGAGCGAGAGCGAGCCGCCCTCACAGTTGACGATGGATAGCTCAAGCTTCGGAGGCACAGATGAAGCTTT TCAGGTCCCAGACGACGTGCCCATGCCGACATTCTATAGCGATATGGTGGCCAAATATGAGACCAAGATTCTCTCGGTGTCGCCATATGTGCGATTCACTCAGCCGTACCTTCTCATGAAAGCTCGCGAGCAAGAAAGGCGCCTGTTCTATCTCAAACGCTTGAGGGACCAGGACATGATTGAGGAAGATTTGGAAAAGAGTGGCCCTCCAAAGTTTCAGCTTATCAAACCTGAGATGGTCGAAGAGCTTGGTCAGAAGGCGCCTCGTCAAATTATGGAAATTCTCCACGCCGTGCATGACGCCGAATACGACAAGGCTCTTTATAATTACCAGACTCAAACTCGTCAGTGGGAGACTTATATCCAGGGCAACTTGGACTTGTTCGACCCTTACTCTCACCAAAATATCATCATACTGTATTCCGTCATCTGCACCGAAACTAAAATTCCTTGCACGGAGCCCAGCTTAGTCGGCATCAACTTTTACGATGAGCAGCGCGAAGATAGCAGCATGGATCCAGACTGTACCCTCGGCCAGTATATCGAATACCTAGTAAacagcaaagatgaaatTTGCGACTCTAATGGATGCGACCGCAAAATGGCCCAGCATCATCGTACTTTTGTCCATGACCAGTTCCGGATCACGGTGTTTGTGGAGCATCTCCCGAACGCCCCTCCCAGGTCACCAGAACTGGGCGATGGGATTTCCATGTGGAGTTATTGCAAGATCTGCCAGAAAGATTCGGAGGAGATAGCAATGTCTGAGACTACTTTCAAGTACTCCTTTGGAAAGTATCTAGAGCTGTTGTATTGGGGACGCGGCCTGCGCATGAAGGATGCCATGGAATGCCCCCACGACCATCAAAAAGACCACGTCCGTTATTTCAGTCTAAACGATTCTCGTGTCCGGATTCACTGGGACCCAATCGATCTCCTGGAAATTGTCGTACCGCGGGCGCGACTGACGTGGAAAGTGAGCAATGACCTTAGGCTCAAGAATGACATTTTTGGAAAGATGGATGAGCGCTGGGCAAAATTCATGGCCTCCGTGATTGCCCGGCTCGAAAGCATTAGGATCGATAGTGTCCTCCCCGAAAAGGCTGAGTCTTGCAAAGCAGAGCTGGACCGACtgaagcaaaaggccaaggaagaggaagccctCATGATCCAACGCTTGCAAGAGATTTATGTCAATTCCAAGTACTATGAGGTTGTCCCATTTAACATCATTGTTCGAGAAATGTTGGAGACGGCTAGCGAATGGGATCAAGTCTTTGCTACGTTTGAGGCAGATTTCTTGGGAGACAAAGACATGCGACAACTCACAATGTTGCAGCTAAAGAAGATTTTCACCGACAACGAGTCAAAGGAATCCCTTGGGTCCAATGAAGGAACAGGGTCTGCCGGGGACAGCGAAGAGCGCCCATCCCAGACCTTTTCcgaggcagaggagaagTCTACACAACCGACAGATTTCACTGACAACAGCATGGAGGCAAGTGCCACTTCTTCAAAGCTTGCTGGAGAAAAGGTCGATGTTGAAGGCGACGGTCCATTACAGACAATAACGCAAGACGCCATTGAGCAGGTTCAGCCATTGGATTTGGCCAGCACGGCGCCTGTTATGATTCAAGATTCCCAAGCCATTGCTGGCAATGAGGATGCTAAAACTGCCCCTGCTGCAACAACTCCGCCAGATGCGGTGCCAGCATCACAATCGCCGCCCGTCAGAATGGCTCGAAGTCCCACAAACTCTTCAATCTCGGGGCGGTCCCTCAGCGAAAGGATAGACGCAAGTGCCCTGAAAAAGTCTGCCCAGCCAAGGCAATCGCAGGATTCCAACGAGAGACCCGCCGATATGGAAACACCAAGACAGGTCTCAGAACAAGGCGTTCGACGAAAGTCTACCACCAGCACATCGCCACCAGTGACTAGAGCTGCATCACAGCCATCCCGGACATTGGCTAGGTTACAGTCTCTGGGCAAATCGTCTGGCTCTTCCGAGTCAGTGGCAAAGGTGCCAGAGAATTCCGATCAGCAGTCAGAACACTCCACCAAATCGGAGAAAAAACTGTCTGAGCGACTCGGCCTAAACGTGCTGAAAAATCGAGGGAAAATAGCTGGATCGAGTATTCCGCGCCTTGTTCCTAAGAAGAAGGAATCAAAGGTTACTACTCTGGCTAAGCACTTTGAACAGCTCAGCAGGGAGTTCAGCAGGGAGTTTGAGAAGGAGCGCATCCGAGACCGTAAGAAGCGTGCGGCCAGCATGCGGAACCCTCGTCCTATGCTCCCCAAGACATCAACGCAGGCAATTGTACAAGTATACGACAACGTCAATGAAGCATTTGACGAGCCAGCTGTCACAAGCGAACAAAGCACAGAGCAGGACATGGAATCGCAGTCCCAGTCGCAGGATACGTCCTCAGTTCCTCTAGGAAGCAAGCGAGAAGAATCATCCAAGACAGGGTCGCAGACGGAACCACCAACTCCTAGCGAACCGCCCCTGCCATCAGATGGTCAAGTTCGATGGGATGATGATAGCACCAACGTGAACACAAACCAGGGTCTTTCGGACGACGAGGGCGGTACTAGTGACGCTGAGCCCTCAGTATCCGACGAATTTATGCCCGACATCAAAGAAATGGCTGACTCTAACGCGGAAATTCCACTTGAGCTTCCAAAGCACGAAAAAatgagcttgatgaagtACCTGACCAACTTCTGGGCCGAACGATCAGCAAGCGGATGGCCAGCGTTAGAATACCCCGTCAACGCCACTGACCACATCTTTGTGGACTCAGATATTATTGTTCGGGAAGACGAGCCGAGCTCGGTTATTGCACTGGCCCTCAACAGCGACGATTACAAGGAGAAGTTGGCCAATATCCGGCGAGATGCGCACCAGACTATGCTCCGAGAAACAGATATTCCGGATGAAATTGCTGATGACAATGTGGAGAGCAATGTAGACGGAAATTttgatggtgatgtcgaAG AGCTAGAGAAGAGTCTGCTCCGATCCACTGGCACGCATCTCAAGTATCAATTCAAAGAAGGTGCCGCGGTCATGACTTGCAAGATTTTTTACGCCGAGCAATTCGATGCTCTTCGACGAAAGTGTGGTGTTTCCGAGCGTATTGTGGAGTCGTTGTCACGGTGCCTTCAGTGGGATTCAAAGGGTGGCAAAACAAAATCTGTCTTTTTGAAGACTCTGGATGATCGACTTGTCTTGAAG TCACTTTCAACAATCGAAACATCTGCGTTCTTGCGATTTGCGCCAGGATACTTCAGCATCATGGCCGAGGCACTGTTCCACGACTTGCCGTCTGTAATCGCAAAGATGATGGGATTCTTCCAAGTCGTCATTAAAAACCCAGTGACTGGAACAGACATCAAGTTGGACCTGCTGGTTACGGAGAATCTCTTCTACGACCGTTCTCCAACGAGAATCTTTGACTTGAAGGGCTCCATGCGTAACCGCAAGATCAATGCGACTGGCGAGCAGAACGAGGTCCTTTTGGACGAAAACATGGTGGAGTACATTTATGAATCTCCCTTATTTGCGCGCGAACactccaagaagctcctGAGGGCGTCGGTTTGGAACGATACGTTGTTCTTGGCGCGACAGAACGTAATGGACTACTCTTTGATGATTGCAGTtgacgagagaagaaaagaacttGTCGTCGGCATCATTGATTGCATCAGAACATATACGTGggacaagaagcttgaaagtTGGATCAAAGATCGCGGTTTCGCAGGCGGTGGTCGGAATCGGCCGACTGTGACTAGTCCGAAGGAATACAAGTCTCGATTCAGAGAGGCCATGGCAAG ATATATCTTGCAAGCTCCCAACTGCTGGCACCTGTTCAACAAGCCTCAGTATAACATGCTATATGGTCGAGCACGATTTGAAGATCAAGAGGCTTGA
- a CDS encoding bolA-like protein domain-containing protein, whose product MSSTSATPLEDAIRAKLTAALSPITLEIYNDSHLHSHHKAMQGVTSKETHFRLVIISDSFAAKMQPARHRMIYALLRDEMAQEGGIHALQLRTLTPDEEKRQQKKKAAEAAAKEAAKETEKAESKTEPTEA is encoded by the exons ATGAGCTCAACATCGGCAACTCCTCTGGAAGACGCAATCCGCGCCAAG CTGACCGCGGCTCTCAGCCCGATCACGCTGGAGATCTACAATGACTCGCACCTCCACTCTCACCACAAGGCCATGCAGGGCGTCACTTCCAAGGAAACGCACTTTCG TCTTGTCATCATTTCTGACTCGTTCGCTGCCAAGATGCAGCCTGCAAGGCATCGAATGATCTACGCTCTGCTGCGGGATGAAATGgcccaagaaggaggcaTCCACGCTCTCCAGCTGAGGACCCTGACCCCCGATGAGGAGAAGCgtcagcaaaagaagaaggccgccgaggcagcagccaaagaAGCCGCCAAGGAGACCGAAAAGGCCGAGTCCAAGACGGAGCCAACAGAAGCTTAG